One genomic region from Lysobacterales bacterium encodes:
- the ccoN gene encoding cytochrome-c oxidase, cbb3-type subunit I, translating to MAIDRSAYYNDKVVRQFAVVTVLWGIVGMLVGVIIAAQLYWPDLTAGIEWLSYGRLRPLHTNAVIFAFGGSALFATSYYIVQRTCHVRLFAEKLAAFTFWGWQLVIVLAAITLPLGITQGKEYAELEWPIDWLITVIWVAYGIVFFGTIATRKVKHIYVANWFFAAYIITIAVLHIGNNLALPSTGLKSYGILSGSVDAMTQWWYGHNAVGFFLTAAFLGMMYYFIPKQAGRPVFSYRLSIVHFWALIAIYMWAGPHHLQYTALPDWAQSLGMVFSLVLLAPSWGGMINGIMTLSGAWHKLRTDPIIKLLIVALSFYGMSTFEGPMMSIKTVNSLSHYTDWTIGHVHSGALGWVAMITVGSLYALLPRLLGLTEMYSVKLIDTHFWVHTIGVVFYIASMWIAGVMQGLMWRATNEDGTLTYTFVESLVATYPYYLIRLLGGLLVLGGMLVMAYNVWKTYQLAKQVEDAPVLPPAAEPAHA from the coding sequence ATGGCGATAGACAGATCCGCGTACTACAACGACAAGGTGGTGCGCCAGTTCGCGGTGGTGACCGTGCTCTGGGGCATCGTGGGCATGCTGGTGGGGGTGATAATCGCCGCCCAGCTCTACTGGCCGGATCTCACGGCCGGCATCGAGTGGCTGTCCTACGGGCGGCTGCGCCCGCTGCACACCAATGCGGTGATCTTCGCCTTCGGCGGTTCTGCGCTGTTCGCGACCAGCTACTACATCGTGCAGCGCACCTGCCACGTGCGCCTGTTCGCCGAGAAGCTCGCGGCCTTCACCTTCTGGGGCTGGCAGCTGGTGATCGTGCTCGCTGCCATCACCCTGCCGCTGGGCATCACCCAGGGCAAGGAATACGCCGAGCTCGAGTGGCCGATCGACTGGCTGATCACGGTCATCTGGGTGGCCTACGGCATCGTGTTCTTCGGCACGATCGCGACGCGCAAGGTCAAGCACATCTACGTCGCCAACTGGTTTTTCGCCGCCTACATCATCACCATCGCCGTGCTGCACATCGGCAACAACCTGGCGCTGCCGTCGACTGGGCTGAAGTCCTACGGAATCCTGTCGGGCTCGGTCGATGCCATGACCCAGTGGTGGTACGGCCACAATGCGGTCGGCTTCTTCCTGACCGCCGCCTTCCTCGGAATGATGTACTACTTCATTCCGAAGCAGGCCGGCCGCCCGGTGTTCTCCTACCGGCTGTCGATCGTGCACTTCTGGGCGCTGATCGCCATCTACATGTGGGCCGGCCCGCACCATCTGCAGTACACGGCGCTGCCCGATTGGGCGCAGAGCCTGGGCATGGTGTTCTCGCTGGTGCTGCTGGCGCCCTCCTGGGGCGGCATGATCAACGGCATCATGACCCTCTCGGGCGCCTGGCATAAGTTGCGCACCGACCCGATCATCAAGCTTCTCATCGTCGCCCTGTCGTTCTACGGCATGAGCACCTTCGAGGGGCCGATGATGTCGATCAAGACGGTCAACTCGCTCAGCCACTACACCGACTGGACGATCGGCCACGTGCACTCCGGCGCGCTGGGCTGGGTGGCGATGATCACCGTGGGCTCGCTGTATGCGCTGCTGCCGCGGCTCCTCGGCCTCACCGAGATGTACTCGGTCAAGTTGATCGACACCCACTTCTGGGTGCACACCATCGGCGTGGTGTTCTACATCGCTTCGATGTGGATCGCTGGCGTCATGCAGGGCCTGATGTGGCGCGCCACCAACGAGGACGGCACGCTCACTTACACCTTCGTCGAGTCCCTGGTCGCGACCTATCCGTACTACCTGATCCGGCTGCTCGGAGGCCTGCTGGTGCTCGGCGGCATGCTGGTCATGGCCTACAACGTCTGGAAGACCTACCAGCTCGCCAAGCAGGTGGAAGACGCCCCCGTGCTGCCGCCCGCCGCCGAACCGGCTCACGCCTGA
- the queG gene encoding tRNA epoxyqueuosine(34) reductase QueG, producing the protein MKAPTDVSEDSGTATLVERTELERWARALGFAAIGVSGIDLGEDEAHLLDWLSQGCHGEMDYMQRHGTLRSRPQALVPGTVRVISARMDYLPEGQAEAEAALADPQRAYVSRYALGRDYHKLMRTRLQKLADRIAKAIGPFGYRVFTDSAPVLEKALARNAGLGWIGKHSNLIDSKTGSWFFLGEILTDLPLPIDAPASNHCGTCTRCLTACPTAAIVAPYRVDARRCISYLTIELHGAIPEEFRVAMGNRIYGCDDCQLACPWNKFAKLSAEPDFRARHALDSSSLVELFDWSEEEFLRKTEGSAIRRIGHERWLRNIAVALGNAPPSPVVRAALAKHQAHPSALVREHVDWALKRQDASDPG; encoded by the coding sequence ATGAAAGCGCCCACCGACGTATCGGAAGACAGCGGCACTGCGACCTTGGTCGAGCGCACCGAGCTCGAACGCTGGGCGCGCGCGCTGGGCTTCGCCGCGATCGGCGTGAGCGGCATCGACCTCGGCGAGGACGAAGCGCATCTGCTCGATTGGCTGTCGCAGGGCTGCCACGGCGAGATGGACTATATGCAGCGCCACGGCACCCTGCGCTCGCGCCCGCAGGCGCTGGTGCCGGGCACGGTGCGGGTGATCTCGGCGCGCATGGACTACCTGCCCGAGGGGCAGGCAGAGGCTGAGGCCGCGCTGGCCGATCCGCAGCGGGCCTATGTCTCGCGCTACGCGCTGGGCCGCGACTATCACAAGCTCATGCGCACACGCCTGCAGAAACTGGCCGATCGCATCGCCAAGGCCATCGGCCCCTTCGGCTACCGCGTGTTCACCGATTCGGCGCCGGTGCTGGAGAAAGCCTTGGCGCGCAATGCGGGCTTGGGCTGGATCGGCAAGCACAGCAATCTCATCGACTCGAAGACGGGCTCGTGGTTCTTTCTCGGCGAGATCCTGACCGACCTGCCGCTGCCCATCGACGCACCAGCCAGCAATCATTGCGGCACGTGCACGCGCTGTCTCACCGCCTGCCCGACCGCGGCCATCGTCGCGCCCTACCGGGTCGATGCACGGCGCTGCATCTCCTACCTCACCATCGAGCTGCACGGCGCGATCCCGGAAGAGTTCCGCGTCGCGATGGGAAATCGCATCTACGGCTGCGACGACTGCCAGCTCGCCTGCCCCTGGAACAAATTCGCAAAGCTCAGCGCCGAACCGGATTTCCGGGCGCGCCATGCGCTCGATTCGAGCAGCCTGGTCGAGCTGTTCGACTGGAGCGAGGAGGAATTCCTGCGCAAGACCGAGGGCTCGGCGATCCGCCGGATCGGCCACGAGCGCTGGCTGCGCAACATCGCGGTGGCGCTCGGCAATGCACCGCCTTCGCCCGTGGTGCGCGCGGCGCTCGCAAAGCATCAGGCGCATCCCTCAGCGCTGGTGCGCGAGCATGTCGACTGGGCGCTGAAACGCCAGGACGCGTCAGATCCAGGCTGA
- the pgi gene encoding glucose-6-phosphate isomerase has product MSIDPQLLSDHAARLGEVSLVSLLSEPDRAERMRAAGAGIELHYGRQRLDQGALAALLGEAQRLGLKERLQHQFGGAIVNSTEGRPALHTALRSDLVDHATAKAARGEVHATLERMERLSAALEGSSVTDIVSVGIGGSDLGPRLVVDALSAEARSRFRVHFLANVDGHAAARLLPALDPSRTAVVLVSKSFGTQETLLNGQLLRAWLRDDTRLYAVSANVKRAAEFGVAAERVLPMWDWVGGRYSLWSAVGWSIRLALGRAGFDDLREGAAEMDAHALEAPLEANLPALHALLAVWNRSGLGLATQAVLPYDQRLALLPDFLQQLVMESLGKRVSLDGSELQLDSVPVVWGGVGTNSQHSFFQALHQGTQIVPSDFIGVLQPDHGFEDNHRALLSNLLAQCEALARGQDSEDPHRHYPGGRPSSLILLQRLDARSLGALLALYEHSVYLQSVLWGINAFDQWGVELGKQLANQLLPALTAEQPAGDPLTQALLQRIRSAG; this is encoded by the coding sequence ATGTCCATCGATCCGCAGCTGCTGTCCGATCATGCCGCCCGGCTGGGCGAGGTTTCGCTGGTGTCCCTGCTCAGCGAACCAGACCGGGCGGAGCGCATGCGGGCAGCGGGTGCTGGCATCGAACTGCACTACGGTCGACAGCGGCTCGATCAAGGGGCTCTGGCTGCCCTGCTCGGCGAGGCCCAGCGGCTGGGTCTAAAGGAGCGACTGCAGCATCAGTTCGGCGGGGCGATCGTCAACTCCACCGAAGGCCGACCCGCTCTGCACACCGCACTGCGCTCGGATCTGGTCGACCACGCCACGGCCAAGGCGGCGCGCGGCGAGGTGCACGCCACGCTTGAGCGGATGGAGCGGCTCAGCGCCGCGCTTGAAGGCAGCTCGGTCACCGATATCGTCAGCGTTGGCATCGGCGGCTCTGACCTCGGCCCACGTCTGGTGGTCGACGCGCTCTCGGCGGAAGCGCGTTCGCGTTTCCGCGTGCACTTTCTGGCCAATGTCGATGGCCACGCCGCAGCGCGCCTGCTGCCCGCGCTGGACCCCTCGCGTACCGCAGTGGTGCTGGTGTCCAAAAGCTTCGGTACGCAGGAGACCCTGCTCAATGGCCAACTGCTGAGGGCCTGGCTGCGCGACGACACGCGGCTCTATGCGGTCTCGGCCAACGTCAAGCGCGCCGCCGAGTTCGGCGTGGCCGCCGAGCGTGTGCTGCCGATGTGGGATTGGGTGGGCGGCCGCTACTCGCTGTGGTCGGCCGTGGGCTGGTCGATCCGGCTTGCGCTGGGGCGCGCCGGTTTCGACGATCTGCGCGAGGGTGCCGCGGAGATGGACGCGCATGCGCTGGAAGCCCCGCTGGAGGCCAACCTGCCGGCGCTGCATGCCTTGCTGGCGGTCTGGAACCGCAGCGGCCTGGGCCTCGCCACGCAGGCCGTGCTGCCCTATGACCAGCGGCTTGCGCTGCTGCCGGATTTCCTGCAGCAGCTCGTCATGGAAAGCCTTGGCAAGCGCGTCAGTCTTGACGGCTCCGAGCTGCAACTGGACAGCGTGCCGGTGGTGTGGGGCGGCGTCGGCACCAACAGCCAGCACTCGTTCTTCCAGGCCCTGCATCAGGGCACCCAGATCGTGCCCTCGGATTTCATCGGCGTGCTGCAGCCCGATCACGGCTTCGAGGACAACCATCGTGCCCTGCTGTCGAACCTGCTGGCGCAGTGCGAGGCGCTGGCGCGCGGGCAGGACAGCGAAGATCCCCATCGCCACTATCCCGGCGGCCGGCCGAGCAGCCTGATTCTCCTGCAGCGGCTCGACGCGCGCAGTCTCGGCGCGCTGCTGGCGCTGTACGAGCACTCGGTCTATCTGCAGTCGGTGCTGTGGGGCATCAATGCCTTCGACCAGTGGGGCGTGGAGCTGGGCAAGCAGCTCGCCAACCAGCTGTTGCCCGCGCTGACCGCGGAGCAGCCTGCCGGTGATCCGCTAACGCAGGCCTTGCTCCAGCGCATTCGTTCTGCGGGCTGA
- a CDS encoding pantoate--beta-alanine ligase, with translation MTLERVESVEALRARVSEWRRAGLRVGFVPTMGNLHRGHLALIAQARGQADRVVCSIFVNPTQFGPNEDYARYPRTLEADAKALDEAGCDLLFLPSVEAMYPLGVERTVRVEVPELSDVLCGAFRPGHFAGVATVVARLLNQVQADVAVFGRKDFQQLAVIRHLAADLAFSTRIEAGETVREADGLAMSSRNQYLQPDERRRAAVLYATLCEARERLRACEPVAAIEAWGADALAGEGFKVDYLALRRPAKLAAPAVWGKGDWVVLVAARLGSTRLIDNLEFAVE, from the coding sequence ATGACTCTTGAGCGCGTCGAATCGGTCGAGGCGCTGCGCGCGCGAGTGTCGGAATGGCGCCGCGCCGGGCTGCGCGTCGGCTTTGTGCCGACCATGGGCAACCTGCATCGAGGACATCTGGCCTTGATCGCGCAGGCGCGCGGGCAGGCCGACCGCGTGGTCTGCAGCATTTTTGTCAACCCGACCCAGTTCGGCCCCAACGAGGACTATGCGCGCTATCCGCGCACGTTGGAGGCCGACGCGAAAGCCCTGGATGAAGCCGGCTGCGATCTGCTGTTTCTGCCTTCGGTGGAGGCCATGTACCCGCTGGGCGTCGAGCGCACGGTCCGGGTCGAGGTGCCTGAACTGTCGGATGTGCTCTGTGGGGCATTCCGCCCGGGCCATTTCGCCGGTGTTGCTACCGTCGTGGCCCGCTTGTTGAACCAGGTCCAAGCCGACGTAGCCGTGTTCGGCCGCAAGGACTTCCAGCAGCTGGCAGTGATCCGCCATCTCGCGGCTGACCTGGCTTTTTCGACCCGCATCGAAGCCGGCGAGACGGTCCGCGAAGCGGATGGTCTGGCCATGAGTTCGCGCAACCAGTACCTGCAGCCCGATGAGCGCCGTCGCGCGGCAGTTCTCTACGCGACGCTGTGCGAGGCGCGCGAGCGTCTGCGCGCTTGTGAGCCGGTGGCAGCCATCGAAGCCTGGGGGGCCGACGCGCTGGCGGGCGAAGGCTTCAAGGTGGACTACCTGGCACTTCGCCGCCCCGCTAAGCTCGCGGCCCCTGCGGTGTGGGGAAAGGGAGATTGGGTGGTGCTGGTGGCGGCCCGGCTCGGTTCAACGCGCTTGATCGATAACCTTGAGTTTGCCGTCGAGTGA
- the panB gene encoding 3-methyl-2-oxobutanoate hydroxymethyltransferase yields the protein MYSSEPGAPTAAPLAVPSFRRMKSQGQRIVCLTAYDASFATAMDAAGVDLVLVGDSLGMVVQGHASTLPVTVDQMVYHSAAVARGLHRAVLMTDMPYQSYATPQRALDSAARLQAEGQASIVKLEGAGHVLDAIEFLSARDIPVCAHLGLTPQSVLKLGGYRVQGRDAEAAQRLREDARRVAEAGAELLVLECVPASLAAEITRDIAIPTIGIGAGPDCDGQVLVMHDLLGVTPGRRPRFVKDFLAGAGTVEAAFVAYTEAVRSGSFPAPEHCFQ from the coding sequence ATGTACAGCTCCGAACCGGGCGCGCCCACTGCGGCTCCGCTGGCCGTGCCGAGCTTTCGGCGCATGAAGTCGCAGGGGCAGCGCATCGTCTGCCTCACCGCCTACGACGCCAGTTTCGCCACCGCCATGGATGCCGCAGGCGTCGATCTGGTGCTGGTGGGGGATTCCCTGGGCATGGTCGTGCAAGGCCATGCCAGCACCCTGCCAGTCACTGTGGATCAGATGGTCTACCACTCGGCGGCCGTCGCGCGTGGCTTGCATCGGGCCGTGTTGATGACGGACATGCCCTACCAGAGCTACGCCACGCCGCAGCGCGCCTTGGATTCTGCGGCCCGTCTACAGGCCGAGGGCCAAGCGTCCATCGTCAAGCTGGAGGGGGCGGGGCATGTACTGGACGCCATCGAGTTCCTCAGCGCGCGCGATATTCCGGTCTGCGCCCACCTAGGGCTCACGCCGCAGTCGGTGCTGAAGCTCGGCGGCTATCGCGTGCAGGGGCGCGACGCCGAGGCCGCCCAGCGCCTGCGCGAAGACGCACGGCGCGTGGCTGAGGCCGGTGCCGAACTGCTGGTGCTCGAATGCGTGCCGGCCAGCCTCGCGGCCGAGATCACCCGCGATATCGCCATTCCCACGATCGGTATCGGCGCTGGCCCCGACTGCGATGGGCAGGTGCTGGTCATGCATGACCTGCTGGGCGTGACCCCCGGGCGCAGGCCGCGCTTCGTCAAGGATTTCCTGGCGGGTGCTGGTACCGTCGAAGCGGCCTTCGTCGCCTATACCGAGGCCGTGCGTAGCGGCAGCTTCCCTGCGCCGGAGCACTGCTTCCAATGA